AACCGCTAGAATAACCTACCATTGTTATGATTTCATTCTACAAAATATAAACTCCTAGAATAAACAAGCCTACTTTATGATGCCCATTCTTGTATACGAACATTATGCATGCCGCGGAATTTATAGCTTCGAATAATAGTGCAATTGATACTTGTACAGATCTCGTTGAAAActttcaaaatatataatatttgTTAATTTTCAACTCATAGTTCGCCAGATACACTTAGTTTTTaagttttcttctctattttaagAAGGGAGATAAAATAAGAGATAAAAGGGTATTTTAATTATTAGATTTTGtgtccgtgctacgcaccgggtggGCTCGAAAACCGCTTTGGCTCGTCCCGTCCCGTTGTATGTTTAGAATTTTAGATTCGGACATCTTTttgttttaaccatatttttgtcGTCATGGTACATTTTTGATTTGGCTTCACCTCGTCCCGTCGTCCTGATACATTTTTGATTTAGTATGGCTTGGTTTCGCCTCGCCcctgcatttttgatttggtatgataTGATGTTAGTTGTTAATTTTAGTATTGTCCACCCGACACAGTACTTGGACTTCCCATTTGTTTATTGTTTTCTTGCCACAAAATTGTACATTTTAGAATTTGGATGTCAGAGCCTTTATAGATGTCAGAGCCTTTATACATATCAGAATTTGAATCCGCCAAATTGTTTCAAGAAACTTGGTTATTGTGAAAAAACTATTCCATGCTCCTTCCAGAAATTGACCTCATCAATCCTACCAAGGTGTCTTCTCTTCATAGAGCATAACTACCATATCATAAGAGATCTGAATCGTCTTCAGTTATTAGATTTTAATTTTGCGTTTGAGTTTCTTCATATGGTTAAAAAATACAGTACGACTGATACATCCTCAACTCTCAGATATTAATACATGATAATACTGTACTAtatgctaaaagttgcatatccAAACCAATGTATGTTTCAGGCCATGTAGGGTTCCCTGTATTTATTTGAATAATATCATCAAACAATGGAAATAGTTGAGATAAAATTATCACTTACCTTTTTCACGATACTCCAATTAGACTGTCCTACTCCCAATGGCGTCTTTCACTGCTACTTTCAATTCTACATGAACTTATTGGCTGCAGTACTTGTGCCCACCTGCTCCCCCAACACTTCTAGAGCTCTGTATTCGTCTTTTGATGCTAGATGCTCTCCGAGTTTTCTCCTTTAGATGTGTAGCACCAGTTCCCTCTCTGGTCATGAATAATTGAGTCACTTCTACATGAAAGCTAGCTTTGAGAAAACCATCAGCTGCACCAGCCAAATCCATCAGTTGCACCCTGCATAACCACCAAAAAACTGCATACATCACTCATTATAGACTTTGTTATTCGAGATTGAGGACATCGGAGATGATATCTAAgggagaatattatttttttctatcTTTTCCTCAAATTTTGCACAAAGACGTTACAGTATGATAAtttagaaattattttttcctcaaatttgttgaagatgaataaATCAAAATACACAACAAACTACAttaacttaaaataaaaaaagattatGAAACGAGGCCTACCATAGGTTTTGGTATTGAACTGTTATTTTTTGTTGATACCGACTCCAAGGACGTTCCTGCCATTGAAAATTAGCtgaaaaactcatgaacaacCCAGCACCTGCAAGATAAGTACACTGAACACTTCACACATCAGACAGATTAAGACCTCAAAGTATTTTGTCTTTTCAAATAGAGTTTTAATGGGAAAAATCTGCTGGTACAGTGAAAAACAATAGCTGCATGTAATCTGGTCATTCAGGCATATAAACAAACACTTTATATGCATTGGGAGCTGTTGATTGGGAAGACTCTGTTGGTAGTCTTCTTGTTCCTTATTTGTTCGCCTTCCCTGCAAAGAAGGATTCGTACACATTCAATCAATCAAATTCATACAAAAACCCTAATCCACAGCATTACCTAAATCATACCCATCTTAAATCCTTCGTTCCGGACCCCAAATTCATAACAGAAACAGCACTACCAACAATTCCTTGATTCTCAAATCTCAGATCGAATACATCTGCTTCATTTATAACTTCATTTCTCCATTACCTTCCCGAAAATCAGATCACCGTCtacataatcaaaatcaaaatcaatattaatGGAAGAATATTGAAAAGAGAATACAATTAGAGAAAACTTTGTTAGTTTCGGGTCTAACTCAAATCCATGAGAAACTCATTCTGCATTTTCGTTCATTCCTCAAACCCTTGGCAGATTCCAAATCGGATTTgggttttcggttatttcttcttcttctttttctgataATCCAGCGAAGGAGAACAGAGTAAGAATAAGATGAAATCGGAGACGGAAATCGTTTTAGGTTTTAGGTCTGATTTTTAACGCAAGTATTGTCTACCTAACTGGCGTTAGTAACGTCCAGTTAAGTTTTtggtgtaaaccaagtgtaagTAATTAGATAGGGTGTAAATTCACACGTAAGTGTTGTATACCCACGTCATTGCTAACGGTGTTATAAATGGCCAGTTAAGTACCTGGTGTAAACAGAGTGTAATCCATCTTTTAGTGTCTCCACCGATAGAATCCTGCCACTTGTCCTCTCTAGAATTGCTCTATGCGaaagcttttatctaatttaatttgagggaGTATCACACTCACCGTGTGACGTGGGAGCTCATATGActtacatcttgtttgtttgcagctgactcggtgtctggatctgagtcaacctctgactcgggccgagtcagcagtcaaaccgtttgttttgcattttgagtcagatctgactcgatctatgactcagacataacccctaactcggacccatttgaatcaggtaacaaaatacccctgactcacgggaccaaaccactgattcacatttttttgagtcagatgagtcagatctgactcaatacaaacatatcgagtcagatccatatgagtcaggtgatttcactcagatccagatgactcagatgcagacgactcagatgagtcagaaataaacaaacatagtgttagtgttttaaaggaggggagattgtaacattttcaaacaaataaaaaccaaattaaaCTCTCTTGTTTATGGGTGGACGAAACTAAACCGGAAACATCTAAAATAAGGCCaactcaagaaaaaataaataaaatggtacccctgtttcagtgtttttttttttggaaaaatagtgAAAATGCTCCGATTTCAaagatattgttggaaaaatgccccgagtttccaaaaaaaaaaaagttaaaatgcATTAATTGTGAACTTTTCCATCCAAGTTAGTAAATTAGTCAATTTGGCACACATGTGATTTCACATATGTGAGAAAAAGACAATAACAACCCTTCAAGGTTAATGGTCTAGGGTTAAGGATCTAGTGTTTTAGGGTGGGGGCGATGGTGGTTTTGATGGTGAAGATGGGGCCGATTATGGTAGCAGCAGCGGTGGTGGTGGCTGCGGTGGTGGCGACAGTGATGGTGGTTATGTGGGTGGTGGTGGAGGCGGCGATGGTGGTACTGATGGTAAAAATATGGCATGTGTCGCAATGTTAAGTTTAGGAAGAAATGGTCACTTTAACAAGAATTGGGGTTAAAAATAATTTTTGTTTGTATGTTGAAGTTCACATTGTGCAAAATTGACCACTTAACTATTTCTAACGGTTCAACTTACACAAAAGGGTACTTCCACTAATTTTGAAAAATTGGAGCGACACACCCAAATTGGAGCAATTCGTCTCTTagcccttttcttttctttttctactgTGTTTTTGTTTAaaatagggattttgttgtattgGTCACATCTCTATTTTGTCTATAACAACTAGTCAAAGGTGGgttcatttttttcttaatcaGGGTATAATGTTGTATGTCCAAAACTGTTCTTTCTATCATTTTGTACAAATCCTCTCAATTTGGTCTTTGAGTACCCAAGTTGCCATAAATTATCAATTATCATCATGTAAATGACAAATTCAGTCTCATTCTTTGTTGTGTTGCCTTTACAGAATGAAGCCACGAGAAAGAAAAGGCCATTTTGGCATACAAACCAAGACAATAAACTTGTTGCCTCTAATGGAGATCCTAGATAGAATTAGAGATCATGCATACCATCTGTTGTCTTTCCTCTTTTGCTTTTCCAGTAGACGACGAAGTTAGCGCATG
This DNA window, taken from Papaver somniferum cultivar HN1 chromosome 3, ASM357369v1, whole genome shotgun sequence, encodes the following:
- the LOC113360919 gene encoding uncharacterized protein LOC113360919, yielding MTRLHAAIVFHCAGLFMSFSANFQWQERPWSRYQQKITVQYQNLWVQLMDLAGAADGFLKASFHVEVTQLFMTREGTGATHLKEKTRRASSIKRRIQSSRSVGGAGGHKYCSQ